In Opitutus sp. ER46, one DNA window encodes the following:
- a CDS encoding protein phosphatase 2C domain-containing protein produces MTPSDPSLPPSAEPAPAAGPAGARPPIHLHWSGMTHVGKVRPNNEDAFLALTFDGHDVRYLGKVGDASLCGGDFVFAVSDGMGGAKSGEFASRITVDRVTKLFPRAFRLAAAGMGSGFPDLLNELVMAIHNDLLKLGYSYEECAGMGATLSLGWFTPEWMYFAHIGDSRIYYLPKEGGLTQVTHDHTHVGWLRRQGKVNEREARTHPRRNALQQVLGAGHQFVEPHIGAVHHHPGDRFLFCSDGLVDGLWDRQLEELIRTPPPERAELPPARCLVEESIERSGRDNTTAVIVEIRAGSTEGGAPGNNSSAPAA; encoded by the coding sequence ATGACCCCGTCCGACCCGTCCCTCCCGCCCTCCGCGGAGCCCGCGCCTGCCGCCGGTCCCGCCGGGGCTCGTCCGCCCATCCATCTGCACTGGTCCGGCATGACCCACGTGGGCAAGGTCCGCCCCAACAACGAGGACGCCTTTCTGGCCCTGACGTTCGACGGCCACGATGTCCGGTACTTGGGCAAGGTCGGCGACGCATCCCTTTGCGGTGGCGACTTCGTCTTCGCGGTCAGCGACGGCATGGGCGGCGCCAAATCCGGCGAGTTCGCCAGCCGCATCACCGTCGACCGGGTGACCAAACTCTTTCCGCGCGCCTTCCGACTAGCCGCCGCCGGCATGGGCAGCGGTTTCCCCGACCTGCTCAACGAACTCGTGATGGCGATCCACAACGACCTGCTGAAGCTCGGTTACTCGTACGAGGAATGCGCCGGCATGGGCGCCACCCTCAGCCTGGGTTGGTTCACGCCGGAGTGGATGTACTTCGCCCACATCGGCGACAGCCGCATCTACTACCTCCCCAAGGAGGGCGGCCTCACCCAGGTCACCCACGACCACACGCACGTCGGCTGGCTCCGCCGCCAGGGCAAGGTCAACGAACGCGAGGCCCGCACCCACCCGCGCCGCAACGCCCTCCAGCAGGTCCTCGGCGCCGGCCACCAGTTCGTCGAACCCCACATCGGCGCCGTCCACCACCATCCCGGCGATCGTTTTCTCTTCTGCTCCGACGGCCTCGTCGACGGTCTCTGGGACCGCCAACTCGAGGAGCTCATCCGCACGCCGCCGCCGGAACGCGCCGAACTCCCCCCCGCCCGCTGCCTCGTCGAGGAATCGATCGAGCGGTCCGGCCGTGACAACACCACCGCCGTCATCGTCGAGATTCGCGCCGGCAGCACTGAGGGCGGCGCTCCCGGCAACAACAGTTCGGCGCCGGCGGCCTGA
- the raiA gene encoding ribosome-associated translation inhibitor RaiA, translating to MNTNPDDLASKLILQGVHVELTPAMQDVIRDKFGVLLRHNEWIIRLNIRLNKDQARGRQNHFTATGHIEIGGPDLVAHVESDDAYSALDGLVDKLDKLLRDRHERRKDKRNHPEDIEIDAPLPKIPGR from the coding sequence ATGAATACCAATCCCGACGACCTCGCCTCCAAACTCATTCTCCAGGGAGTCCACGTGGAACTCACGCCGGCGATGCAGGATGTGATTCGCGACAAGTTCGGCGTCCTCCTGCGGCACAACGAGTGGATCATCCGCCTCAACATCCGGCTGAACAAGGACCAGGCCCGCGGCCGCCAGAACCACTTCACCGCCACCGGCCACATCGAGATCGGTGGTCCCGACCTCGTGGCCCATGTCGAAAGCGACGATGCCTACAGCGCGCTCGACGGGCTTGTCGACAAGCTCGACAAGCTGCTCCGCGACCGCCACGAGCGCCGCAAGGACAAGCGCAATCACCCCGAGGACATCGAGATCGACGCCCCGCTGCCGAAGATCCCGGGCCGCTGA
- a CDS encoding gamma-glutamylcyclotransferase family protein, which yields MPNGPHLLFVYGTLKRGGPNHHLLAAQRYVAPARTVPGHTLYHLGEYPGLVADPADAEGVAGELWSVSSACLAALDRFEGVPEGLYRRQRLPLRPPHHLLEVDTYVYLLPVSDYPRLGPHWPI from the coding sequence ATGCCGAACGGCCCGCATCTCCTCTTCGTTTACGGCACGCTGAAACGCGGTGGCCCCAATCATCACCTGCTCGCCGCGCAGCGGTACGTCGCTCCCGCCCGGACCGTGCCGGGCCACACGCTGTACCACCTCGGCGAATACCCGGGCTTGGTCGCCGATCCCGCCGACGCCGAGGGTGTCGCCGGCGAACTTTGGTCCGTCAGCTCCGCCTGCCTCGCCGCGCTCGATCGCTTCGAGGGCGTGCCCGAGGGGCTCTATCGGCGCCAACGGCTCCCGTTACGCCCGCCCCACCACCTGCTCGAGGTCGACACCTACGTGTACCTGCTACCGGTGTCCGACTACCCCCGCCTGGGGCCGCACTGGCCGATTTGA
- a CDS encoding putative Ig domain-containing protein, with protein MVTTLGAANSLNGPTFLALDTRTIGGVNATWLYVSEHGNTDDTGGGRILRYNLTSGATTATVVASDFTSPDTIIVDSSGDLIIADRAANTVRRIPNTGGAGSVVIATGQVHGPTGMVRDGAGNLFVAEHGDTTGSLGNGGGVVSKWNASGALVTAFGGDGRINGTEGGGTAFAVTGPYGVALDGNRLLVTDSFSSLIRVFDATTGAFITEYSTGSGTLPLGMSIDSTGDLWVAVSSGGGTGATQEVRRMSTTGGAASMTLTGGLSLPFHAVVDTAANRAYVGDYNNDRVVVFSLTGGTGSAPVINSAASATATVGQNFTYQITASNSPTSYAATGLPAGLTLNTSTGVIAGIPTTAGTSTAQLTATNASGTSASFALSFNVSAASSPGTPAAPLGPTVTAFDLVLASVVPGVSAEWEIVFDTPVTGVDVGDFIVNTQGAATATLTGVTAVNTTTYRVAMNYTDTNGAIQVAIRTSGTGISGGGNAFRGSGLTATPVYGTGTAPAADTTLPQVASVTAGAATGNNATFTVTFSEAVTGVDANDFIITGTSATIGAVSGSGTTYTVPVTASGSGTVTLTVVGGASSAIRDAAGNYLGGVGNTSGSVTIAGGSGGSAPTISNQTATGTVGSAFSYQVSATGATSYSITSGTLPAGLSMSAAGLISGTPTAAGSSVVTVRATNANGNASAQLTITIDPGSTGTVPTITSATTATATVGTAFTYQITASGSPTGFTATNLTGTGLAINATTGVISGTPTTAGTISSQLRASNANGTSSAVTLTITVSPASSGSAPTISNQTASGTVGTALSYQVSATGATSYAITAGTLPSGLSMSTAGLITGTPTAAGSSVVTVRATNANGNASAQLTITISPATAPSIPVVTAATVNGTVGVALSHSVVATNSPTGYAIVGQPAGVSINATTGVISGTPTASGTFSATVTATNAAGSGTGTITFVIGNSQEPPKKAQTISFSAPTSSIVIGMPVRLGASASSGLPVSYVVISGSATLRGDMLTVTGPGPVTVRATQIGDNTWAPASATITVTADKAAQVIQANSTIREIDADSSLTLTATATSGLPVTYTLVSGPATLSGNVLTPTGADGVVIVRASQAGNDSYLPAANVVLTFHVNAVGQQVYFGSLGTDHVAAAVSQDGSKGTLVLRVSATGEVVVVRFNIALGMFLAQATSTTPSKAPAAEDNVMEGQVVEATAGRTVSGTVADGVIRGTIEGLGAFTANVQPASGSLADYAGLYVATIPGSARGETYVFIAADGTAYGLVVTPTFSVAGTGTVSANGAVSIDLSDGGKMTANVSEKKDALTGTVKLSNFESRFAGISVSVNATDRMVNISSRLKVSKDPSHPSIVGFVVNGTTPKQMLIRAVGPTMSVFGFTNPLPEPRLKLYNAAGVVIASNNGWADNADVTAAGKTLGAFDLPTGSKDAAMVVTLTPGLYTAIIDSNGEGTALIEVYDVASNALVPSKQLVNISTRGYVGTGNDVLIGGFVVSGNQPKRVLIRAVGPSLSKFNVGDLLADPVLNVYDGAGKVIAKNDNWGTPQTVGSAQIAASVADINAAFSATGAFPLDNGTKDAVVIITLDPGSYTAMVSGANGTTGSAMVEIYEIPNP; from the coding sequence GTGGTCACGACGCTTGGCGCGGCGAATAGCCTGAACGGGCCGACGTTCCTGGCGCTGGACACCCGGACGATCGGCGGAGTGAACGCCACCTGGCTTTACGTCTCGGAACACGGCAACACCGATGACACCGGCGGCGGCCGCATCCTGCGCTACAACCTCACCTCCGGCGCGACGACCGCGACGGTCGTGGCGAGCGATTTCACCAGCCCCGACACGATCATCGTCGACAGCTCCGGTGACCTGATCATCGCGGACCGCGCGGCGAACACCGTCCGCCGGATCCCGAACACGGGCGGAGCGGGCTCCGTCGTGATCGCGACGGGGCAGGTGCACGGCCCCACCGGCATGGTGCGGGACGGGGCGGGCAATCTCTTCGTGGCTGAGCACGGCGACACCACCGGTTCCCTCGGGAACGGTGGTGGCGTCGTTTCCAAGTGGAACGCGTCCGGCGCGCTGGTCACGGCGTTCGGTGGCGACGGCCGCATCAACGGTACCGAGGGCGGCGGCACGGCCTTCGCGGTGACCGGCCCGTACGGCGTTGCGCTCGACGGCAACCGCCTCCTCGTCACCGACAGCTTCAGCTCCTTGATCCGCGTGTTCGACGCGACGACGGGAGCCTTCATCACGGAATACAGCACCGGCTCCGGCACGCTTCCGCTCGGCATGAGCATTGATTCGACTGGCGATCTCTGGGTGGCGGTGAGCAGCGGCGGTGGCACGGGCGCGACGCAGGAAGTCCGCCGCATGTCCACGACCGGTGGCGCGGCGTCGATGACGCTGACCGGCGGCCTCTCGCTGCCTTTCCACGCCGTGGTGGATACCGCGGCCAACCGCGCGTACGTCGGCGACTACAACAACGACCGCGTGGTGGTCTTCAGCCTCACGGGCGGCACCGGCTCGGCTCCGGTGATCAACAGCGCGGCGAGCGCGACGGCGACCGTCGGCCAGAATTTCACCTATCAGATCACGGCCTCCAATTCGCCGACGAGCTACGCGGCGACGGGCCTGCCTGCCGGGCTGACGCTGAACACGAGCACGGGCGTGATTGCGGGCATTCCGACCACGGCCGGCACGAGCACGGCGCAGCTCACTGCGACGAACGCGTCGGGCACGAGCGCGTCCTTTGCGCTTTCCTTCAACGTTTCCGCGGCGTCCTCGCCCGGCACTCCGGCGGCGCCGCTCGGGCCGACGGTGACGGCATTTGACCTGGTGCTCGCTTCGGTTGTCCCCGGCGTGAGCGCCGAGTGGGAGATCGTCTTCGACACGCCGGTTACCGGCGTCGATGTCGGCGACTTCATCGTCAACACGCAGGGCGCCGCGACCGCGACGCTCACCGGTGTCACGGCGGTCAACACGACGACGTACCGGGTCGCGATGAACTACACGGATACGAACGGCGCCATCCAGGTTGCGATCCGCACCTCCGGCACGGGCATCAGCGGCGGCGGCAATGCCTTCCGGGGCAGCGGTCTCACCGCGACTCCGGTCTATGGCACGGGCACGGCGCCGGCGGCCGACACCACGTTGCCACAGGTGGCCTCGGTCACGGCGGGCGCCGCGACGGGCAACAATGCCACGTTCACCGTCACCTTCAGCGAGGCCGTCACCGGCGTGGATGCGAACGACTTCATCATCACTGGCACGAGCGCGACCATCGGTGCGGTCTCGGGCAGCGGGACCACCTACACCGTTCCGGTCACGGCCTCTGGCAGCGGCACCGTGACGCTCACCGTCGTGGGCGGCGCGTCGTCCGCGATTCGCGACGCCGCTGGCAACTACCTCGGCGGCGTGGGCAACACCTCGGGCTCCGTCACGATCGCGGGCGGCAGCGGCGGTTCGGCGCCGACGATCTCCAACCAGACCGCCACCGGCACGGTCGGCAGCGCCTTCAGCTACCAGGTCTCCGCCACCGGCGCGACGAGCTACTCGATCACGAGCGGCACGCTCCCGGCCGGGCTTAGCATGTCGGCCGCCGGCCTCATCAGCGGCACGCCGACCGCCGCGGGCAGCAGCGTCGTCACGGTCCGCGCGACCAACGCCAACGGCAATGCCTCGGCGCAGCTGACGATCACGATCGACCCGGGCTCAACCGGCACGGTGCCGACGATCACCAGCGCCACGACCGCCACGGCGACCGTGGGCACGGCGTTCACCTACCAGATCACTGCAAGCGGATCGCCGACCGGCTTCACCGCGACGAACCTCACCGGCACCGGCCTCGCGATCAACGCCACCACCGGCGTGATCTCGGGCACCCCGACGACCGCGGGTACGATCTCCTCGCAGCTGCGCGCCTCGAACGCGAACGGCACGAGCAGCGCCGTTACGCTGACGATTACGGTCAGCCCCGCTTCGTCCGGCAGCGCGCCGACGATCTCGAATCAGACGGCCTCGGGCACGGTCGGGACGGCGCTCAGCTATCAGGTCTCCGCCACGGGCGCGACCAGCTACGCCATCACGGCCGGCACGCTTCCGAGCGGCCTGAGCATGTCGACCGCCGGTCTCATCACCGGCACGCCGACCGCGGCCGGCAGCAGCGTGGTGACGGTCCGCGCGACCAACGCCAACGGCAATGCTTCGGCGCAGCTCACGATCACCATCAGCCCGGCCACCGCCCCGTCCATCCCGGTCGTCACCGCGGCCACGGTCAACGGCACGGTCGGCGTGGCGCTCTCGCACAGCGTCGTGGCGACCAACAGCCCCACGGGCTATGCGATCGTCGGCCAGCCGGCCGGTGTCTCGATCAACGCCACCACCGGCGTGATCTCGGGCACGCCCACCGCTTCGGGCACCTTCAGCGCGACCGTCACCGCGACCAACGCGGCCGGCAGCGGCACCGGCACGATCACCTTCGTGATCGGCAACTCGCAGGAGCCGCCCAAGAAGGCGCAGACGATCAGTTTCAGCGCACCGACGAGCTCGATCGTCATCGGTATGCCGGTGCGCCTCGGCGCGTCCGCCAGCTCCGGCCTGCCCGTGAGCTATGTTGTGATCAGCGGCAGCGCGACGCTGCGCGGCGACATGCTGACGGTCACCGGGCCCGGCCCGGTCACGGTCCGCGCCACGCAGATCGGCGACAACACTTGGGCGCCCGCGAGCGCCACGATCACCGTGACGGCCGACAAGGCCGCGCAGGTCATCCAGGCGAACTCGACCATCCGGGAGATCGACGCCGACAGCAGCCTCACGCTGACGGCGACGGCGACCTCCGGCCTGCCGGTCACGTACACGCTGGTGAGCGGTCCCGCGACCCTCAGCGGCAACGTGCTCACGCCGACCGGCGCGGATGGCGTGGTGATCGTCCGCGCCTCCCAGGCTGGCAACGACTCCTACCTGCCGGCGGCGAATGTCGTGCTGACGTTCCACGTCAACGCGGTCGGCCAACAGGTCTACTTCGGCTCGCTGGGGACGGATCACGTGGCCGCCGCGGTGTCGCAGGACGGAAGCAAGGGCACGCTCGTGCTGCGCGTCAGCGCCACCGGTGAGGTCGTCGTGGTGCGGTTCAATATCGCGCTCGGCATGTTCCTGGCCCAGGCGACGTCCACGACGCCGAGCAAGGCGCCCGCTGCGGAGGACAACGTGATGGAAGGCCAGGTCGTCGAGGCGACGGCCGGGCGCACGGTCAGCGGCACCGTCGCCGACGGCGTGATCCGCGGCACGATCGAAGGCCTCGGCGCCTTCACGGCCAACGTGCAGCCGGCCAGCGGTTCGCTGGCGGACTACGCGGGCCTGTATGTCGCGACCATCCCGGGCTCGGCCCGCGGCGAGACGTACGTCTTCATCGCCGCCGACGGCACCGCCTACGGCCTCGTGGTCACCCCGACGTTCTCGGTCGCGGGCACGGGCACGGTCTCCGCCAACGGCGCGGTCTCGATCGACCTCTCGGACGGCGGCAAGATGACGGCGAACGTGAGCGAGAAGAAGGACGCCCTCACCGGCACGGTGAAGCTGTCCAACTTCGAGTCGCGCTTCGCGGGCATCAGCGTCTCGGTCAACGCGACCGACCGCATGGTGAACATCTCGTCGCGCCTGAAGGTGAGCAAGGATCCGAGCCACCCGTCGATCGTCGGCTTCGTGGTCAACGGCACGACGCCGAAGCAGATGCTGATCCGGGCGGTCGGCCCCACGATGTCGGTGTTCGGCTTCACGAACCCGCTGCCCGAGCCCCGGCTGAAGCTCTACAACGCCGCCGGCGTGGTGATCGCGTCGAACAATGGCTGGGCGGACAACGCAGATGTGACGGCTGCGGGCAAGACCCTCGGTGCGTTTGACCTGCCGACGGGCAGCAAGGACGCGGCGATGGTGGTGACGCTGACGCCGGGTCTGTACACGGCGATCATCGATTCGAACGGCGAAGGCACCGCGCTGATCGAAGTGTACGACGTTGCCTCCAACGCGCTCGTGCCGAGCAAGCAACTCGTGAACATCTCGACCCGCGGCTACGTGGGCACGGGGAACGACGTGCTGATTGGCGGCTTCGTGGTCAGCGGCAACCAGCCGAAGCGGGTGCTCATCCGCGCGGTGGGCCCGTCGCTGTCGAAGTTCAACGTGGGCGACCTGCTCGCCGATCCGGTGCTCAATGTCTATGACGGCGCCGGCAAGGTGATTGCGAAGAACGACAATTGGGGCACGCCGCAGACCGTCGGCAGCGCGCAGATCGCCGCCTCGGTGGCGGACATCAACGCCGCCTTCTCGGCCACCGGCGCGTTCCCGCTGGACAATGGAACCAAGGACGCGGTCGTCATCATCACCCTCGATCCGGGTTCATACACGGCGATGGTCTCGGGGGCGAACGGGACGACAGGCTCGGCCATGGTCGAGATCTACGAGATTCCCAACCCGTGA